A genomic region of Aureimonas populi contains the following coding sequences:
- a CDS encoding endonuclease III domain-containing protein: MTDRLRLNGHEVEEAFRRLALHMPGRTPNAKGPKDQPGAFRSVVACILSAQSRDANTALAAARLFAIIETPDDLLALPEAQLIGAIRPCGLYNMKARNLRRLAASLIEEHGRVVPRTRAGLMALPGVGRKCADIVLAFTFDEPVIAVDTHVNRVCNRLGLTCQTTAERTAAELEARAPDWVRADGHFWLIQFGKAVCLSQRPRCEACFLSDLCLWLKRQRPSTSRME, translated from the coding sequence GTGACGGACAGGCTGCGGCTGAACGGGCACGAGGTGGAGGAGGCATTCCGCCGCCTGGCCCTGCACATGCCCGGCCGCACGCCCAACGCGAAGGGGCCGAAGGACCAGCCGGGCGCCTTCCGCTCGGTCGTCGCCTGCATCCTCTCTGCCCAGAGCCGCGACGCCAACACCGCCCTTGCCGCCGCGCGCCTCTTTGCCATCATCGAAACGCCCGACGATCTCCTGGCGCTGCCCGAGGCGCAGCTCATCGGGGCGATCCGCCCCTGCGGGCTCTACAACATGAAGGCGCGGAACCTGCGCCGCCTGGCGGCGAGCCTGATCGAGGAGCACGGGCGCGTGGTGCCCCGCACGCGCGCGGGGCTGATGGCGCTGCCGGGCGTGGGGCGCAAATGCGCCGACATCGTCCTCGCCTTCACCTTCGATGAGCCGGTGATCGCGGTGGACACGCATGTGAACCGTGTCTGCAACCGGCTCGGCCTCACCTGCCAGACCACGGCCGAGCGGACGGCCGCCGAGCTGGAGGCGCGGGCGCCGGACTGGGTGCGGGCCGACGGGCATTTCTGGCTTATCCAGTTCGGCAAGGCCGTGTGCCTCTCGCAACGCCCGCGCTGCGAGGCCTGTTTCCTCAGCGATCTGTGCCTGTGGCTGAAGCGTCAGAGGCCGAGCACGTCGCGCATGGAATAG
- a CDS encoding DUF2244 domain-containing protein encodes MTSAPQQDAPIFSALLTPYRSLGRKGFNRLMIGLGLVSAALGAGFVAKGAWPVIGFFGLDVLILWLAFRASYRSGRAREEVSVTRTELLIRKVSPAGKVQEARYNPFWTRFLVSRHEEIGVTGMAVTGKGRTTEIGAFLNPADRESFAVAFGRALSTARRG; translated from the coding sequence ATGACTTCCGCCCCCCAACAGGACGCGCCCATCTTCAGCGCGCTGCTCACGCCCTACCGCTCGCTCGGCCGGAAGGGCTTCAACCGGCTGATGATCGGGCTCGGCCTCGTCAGCGCGGCGCTGGGCGCCGGCTTCGTCGCGAAGGGCGCATGGCCGGTGATCGGCTTCTTCGGGCTCGATGTCCTCATCCTTTGGCTCGCCTTCCGGGCCAGCTACCGCTCCGGCCGGGCGCGCGAGGAGGTGAGCGTGACGCGCACCGAACTCCTGATCCGCAAGGTCTCGCCGGCGGGCAAGGTGCAGGAGGCGCGCTACAACCCGTTCTGGACGCGGTTCCTCGTCAGCCGGCACGAGGAGATCGGCGTGACCGGCATGGCGGTGACGGGCAAGGGCCGCACGACGGAGATCGGCGCCTTTCTCAATCCCGCCGACCGCGAAAGCTTCGCGGTCGCGTTCGGGCGGGCCCTGTCCACCGCGCGGCGCGGCTGA
- the mepA gene encoding penicillin-insensitive murein endopeptidase, producing the protein MGVRAARLILAACGLMALALPAQAQVAREVFGGLSQPAGATRDAIGTYAKGCLAGGVQMPADGPHWQDVRRSRNKSWGHPNTIAFLQRFSQAAAGNDNWRGLLLGDISQPRGGPAVGHASHQIGLDADVYLTEMPARRLTEEERETMDMPSLLRRSALTVDEAKWRPEHLRLIRRAALDREVDRIFVHPGIKKKLCETAGGDRSWLRKVRPTYGHDYHFHVRLSCPAGTSCEKQSPVPASEGCDASLQWWFDVALQPPPPDAPPYKPKPPMQLSELPRACVALARAPAGSAPALAQAGAAPALPPAATGFLPQSVPLPSPRPLP; encoded by the coding sequence ATGGGCGTGAGAGCGGCGAGACTCATCCTGGCGGCCTGCGGCCTCATGGCGCTGGCGCTGCCGGCACAGGCGCAGGTGGCACGCGAGGTCTTCGGCGGCCTGTCGCAGCCGGCCGGCGCCACGCGCGACGCCATCGGCACCTATGCCAAGGGCTGCCTGGCCGGCGGCGTCCAGATGCCGGCGGACGGGCCGCACTGGCAGGACGTGCGCCGCTCGCGCAACAAATCCTGGGGGCACCCCAATACCATCGCCTTCCTGCAACGCTTCTCGCAAGCGGCGGCGGGGAACGACAATTGGCGTGGGCTGCTTCTGGGCGACATATCGCAGCCGCGCGGCGGCCCGGCGGTCGGCCATGCCTCGCACCAGATCGGCCTCGACGCCGATGTGTACCTCACCGAGATGCCGGCCCGCCGGCTGACCGAAGAGGAGCGAGAGACGATGGACATGCCCTCGCTGTTGAGGCGCAGCGCGCTGACGGTGGACGAGGCGAAGTGGCGCCCGGAGCATCTGCGTCTCATCCGCCGCGCGGCGCTGGACAGGGAGGTGGACCGCATCTTCGTTCATCCGGGTATCAAGAAGAAGCTGTGCGAGACGGCGGGCGGAGACCGCTCGTGGCTGCGCAAGGTGCGCCCCACCTATGGCCACGACTATCATTTCCATGTCCGCCTCTCATGCCCCGCCGGCACGTCCTGCGAGAAGCAGAGCCCCGTGCCGGCAAGCGAGGGCTGCGATGCCAGCCTGCAATGGTGGTTCGACGTGGCGCTCCAGCCGCCGCCGCCCGACGCCCCGCCCTACAAGCCCAAGCCGCCGATGCAGCTCTCCGAACTGCCCAGGGCCTGCGTCGCGCTCGCCCGCGCGCCGGCCGGTTCCGCGCCGGCCCTGGCGCAGGCAGGCGCCGCACCTGCCCTGCCGCCTGCCGCAACGGGCTTTCTGCCGCAAAGCGTGCCGCTGCCGAGCCCCCGCCCCCTTCCATGA
- a CDS encoding bifunctional helix-turn-helix domain-containing protein/methylated-DNA--[protein]-cysteine S-methyltransferase → MLHEPIRDGAPALRPLDPPADYALVRAVIEFISQEYRAQPSLAEIARALRVPEAELCETFRRWSGLTPKAFLQAVTIDHARRLLAEGLPLLDAAMEVGLSGPSRLHDLFVKHEAVSPGSWKARGQGLSFAYGFSASPFGRALVLWTDKGIAGIAFSDEAHGGDEGALEDMTRRWPAGRFARDDEGAAARAAAIFDPAAWRPERPLRIVLIGTDFEVRVWEALLSIPTGHATTYSALASRVGAPKAARAVGAAVGRNPISFVVPCHRVVGKGGALTGYHWGLTRKRAMLGWEAGVLARA, encoded by the coding sequence ATGCTGCATGAACCGATCCGGGACGGCGCTCCCGCCTTGCGCCCGCTCGATCCGCCGGCCGACTACGCGCTGGTGCGCGCGGTCATCGAGTTCATCTCGCAGGAATATCGCGCACAGCCCTCTCTGGCCGAGATCGCCCGCGCGCTGCGCGTGCCCGAGGCGGAGCTTTGCGAGACCTTCCGCCGCTGGTCGGGGCTGACGCCCAAGGCCTTCCTCCAGGCCGTCACCATCGACCATGCCCGCCGGCTGCTGGCCGAGGGGCTGCCGCTTCTCGACGCGGCGATGGAGGTCGGGCTCTCCGGCCCTTCGCGCCTTCACGACCTCTTCGTCAAGCACGAGGCGGTTTCGCCCGGCTCCTGGAAGGCGCGGGGGCAGGGGCTGTCCTTCGCCTACGGTTTTTCAGCCTCGCCCTTCGGCCGGGCGCTGGTGCTGTGGACCGACAAGGGAATCGCCGGCATCGCCTTTTCCGACGAGGCGCATGGCGGCGACGAGGGCGCGCTTGAGGACATGACGCGGCGCTGGCCGGCGGGGCGTTTCGCGCGCGACGACGAGGGCGCGGCCGCCCGCGCGGCGGCCATCTTCGACCCGGCCGCCTGGAGGCCGGAGCGGCCCTTGCGCATCGTTCTCATCGGCACCGATTTCGAGGTGCGGGTATGGGAGGCGCTGCTGTCGATCCCCACCGGCCACGCCACCACCTATTCGGCGCTGGCCAGCCGCGTGGGGGCGCCGAAGGCGGCGCGCGCGGTGGGAGCGGCGGTGGGCCGAAACCCGATTTCCTTCGTCGTGCCCTGCCACCGCGTGGTGGGCAAGGGCGGCGCGCTGACCGGCTATCACTGGGGGTTGACGCGCAAGCGCGCCATGCTGGGGTGGGAGGCCGGGGTGCTGGCGCGCGCGTGA
- the dapB gene encoding 4-hydroxy-tetrahydrodipicolinate reductase, whose product MKLVVLGAAGRMGRTLVKVIAETEGAALHAAVEREGSLALGQDAGLLAGAGHAGVAITHDLEAAMAGADGVVDFTAPALSLAVARMAAERGLVHVIGTTGFAPQDDAAFAQAAEGARIVKSGNMSLGVNLLAVLVEQAARALGPDAFDVEVLEMHHRHKVDAPSGTALLLGQAAAAGRGVDLAAASVRVRDGHTGARQAGSIGFATLRGGSVVGEHEVILAGEGERIELSHRAEDRSIFARGAVKAALWAKGCAPGLYSMRDVLGL is encoded by the coding sequence ATGAAGCTCGTGGTGCTGGGCGCGGCCGGACGGATGGGCCGCACGCTGGTGAAGGTGATCGCCGAGACGGAAGGCGCCGCCCTTCACGCCGCCGTGGAACGCGAGGGCTCCCTCGCCCTCGGGCAGGACGCGGGGCTTCTGGCCGGCGCGGGCCATGCGGGCGTGGCCATCACGCACGATCTGGAAGCCGCCATGGCCGGCGCCGACGGCGTGGTGGACTTCACCGCCCCCGCGCTGAGCCTCGCCGTGGCGAGGATGGCCGCAGAGCGCGGGCTTGTCCATGTCATCGGCACGACCGGCTTTGCGCCACAGGACGATGCGGCGTTCGCGCAGGCCGCCGAGGGCGCGAGGATCGTGAAGTCCGGCAATATGAGCCTCGGCGTCAATCTCCTCGCCGTCCTCGTCGAACAGGCAGCCCGTGCGCTGGGGCCGGACGCCTTCGACGTGGAGGTGCTGGAGATGCACCATCGCCACAAGGTGGACGCGCCCTCGGGCACGGCGCTGCTTCTCGGCCAGGCCGCCGCCGCCGGGCGCGGGGTGGACCTCGCGGCCGCTTCCGTGCGGGTGCGCGACGGGCACACCGGCGCGCGGCAGGCCGGCAGCATCGGCTTCGCCACGCTGCGGGGCGGCTCCGTGGTGGGCGAGCACGAGGTGATCCTCGCCGGCGAGGGCGAGCGTATCGAGCTTTCCCACCGCGCGGAGGATCGCTCGATCTTCGCGCGTGGCGCGGTCAAGGCTGCGCTTTGGGCGAAGGGCTGCGCGCCCGGCCTCTATTCCATGCGCGACGTGCTCGGCCTCTGA
- a CDS encoding ABC transporter ATP-binding protein: MPSPKPSLSDEHTRGEAFRLLKRIIAENGREHVRAYALAVAAMVLVAGTTAFLAWIMRDVIDEIFVAGNPAMLISLPVAVFLTFLIRGAATYVQGVVLSRIGNDIVARYQRRLFSHLTELSVDFFGENRSAQLAARISQNVTGVRDTLNLTVTSIARDLLTLLFLIGVMIWLDPVLSAIALLAGPPIGIMIARLARKLRKATRQSVDLNARVLGAMQETAQGIQVVKAFTMEAPLRERTEKLILAAEERANRIAIVTERSGPVTETIAGLAIAGVIAWSGYRAIEYGHSPGAMFGFITALLLAYDPARRLARLQVQLERALVNARMIYEILDLMPRQADAPGAPALAVPRGEIVFEGVTFAYHPGDPVLRNVSFTAPAGCTTALVGASGGGKSTIIALIERFHDLPQGRILIDGQDISTVSKASLRSQIAYVPQAPTLFEGTIRENIRYGRPAATDAEVEEAARQAQAQEFILAQPLGYETPVGEGGATLSGGQRQRLSIARALLRNAPILLLDEATSALDNRSETLVQAALETAMKDRTVIVVAHRLSTIVNADQILVVDRGAIAERGTHDELVGRPDGLYAGLHGLQRTRAENAPALEETR; encoded by the coding sequence TTGCCCTCTCCCAAGCCCTCCCTCTCCGACGAGCACACACGCGGCGAAGCCTTCCGCCTTCTGAAGCGGATCATCGCCGAGAACGGGCGCGAGCATGTGCGCGCCTACGCGCTGGCCGTGGCGGCCATGGTGCTCGTCGCCGGCACCACGGCCTTCCTCGCCTGGATCATGCGCGACGTGATCGACGAGATCTTCGTGGCCGGCAACCCGGCCATGCTTATCTCCCTGCCGGTCGCGGTGTTCCTCACCTTCCTCATCCGGGGCGCGGCCACCTATGTGCAGGGCGTCGTCCTCTCGCGCATCGGCAACGATATCGTGGCCCGCTACCAGCGCCGCCTCTTCTCCCATCTCACCGAGCTTTCGGTCGATTTCTTCGGCGAGAACCGCTCCGCCCAGCTCGCCGCGCGCATCAGCCAGAACGTCACGGGCGTGCGCGACACGCTGAACCTCACCGTCACCTCCATCGCGCGCGACCTCCTGACCCTGCTCTTCCTGATCGGCGTGATGATCTGGCTGGACCCCGTGCTCTCGGCTATCGCGCTCCTGGCCGGCCCGCCCATCGGCATCATGATCGCGCGCCTTGCCCGCAAGCTGCGCAAGGCCACGCGCCAGTCGGTGGACCTCAATGCGCGCGTGCTCGGCGCCATGCAGGAGACGGCGCAGGGCATACAGGTGGTGAAGGCCTTCACCATGGAGGCTCCCTTGCGCGAGCGCACGGAGAAACTGATCCTGGCGGCGGAGGAGCGGGCCAACCGCATCGCCATTGTCACCGAGCGTTCGGGGCCCGTGACGGAGACCATTGCCGGGCTCGCCATCGCCGGCGTCATCGCGTGGTCCGGCTACCGCGCCATCGAATACGGCCATTCGCCCGGCGCCATGTTCGGCTTCATCACTGCGCTGCTGCTGGCCTACGACCCGGCCCGGCGCCTGGCGCGCCTCCAGGTGCAGCTCGAACGCGCGCTGGTGAACGCGCGGATGATCTACGAAATCCTGGACCTGATGCCCCGGCAGGCCGACGCGCCGGGGGCGCCGGCGCTGGCCGTGCCGCGCGGCGAGATCGTGTTCGAGGGCGTCACCTTCGCCTATCATCCGGGCGATCCGGTGCTGCGGAACGTCTCCTTCACCGCGCCTGCCGGGTGCACCACGGCGCTGGTCGGCGCGTCGGGCGGCGGCAAGTCCACCATCATCGCGCTCATCGAGCGCTTCCACGACCTGCCGCAGGGGCGCATCCTGATCGACGGGCAGGACATCTCCACCGTCAGCAAGGCCTCGCTGCGCTCGCAGATCGCCTATGTGCCGCAGGCCCCGACCCTGTTCGAGGGCACGATCCGCGAGAACATCCGCTACGGCCGGCCGGCCGCCACCGATGCCGAGGTCGAGGAGGCGGCGCGGCAGGCGCAGGCGCAGGAGTTCATCCTCGCCCAGCCCCTCGGCTACGAGACGCCGGTCGGCGAAGGCGGCGCGACCCTCTCGGGCGGCCAGCGCCAGCGCCTCTCCATCGCCCGCGCGCTGTTGCGGAACGCGCCCATCCTCCTCCTCGACGAGGCGACCTCGGCGCTCGACAACCGGTCGGAGACGCTGGTGCAGGCGGCGCTGGAAACGGCGATGAAGGACCGCACGGTCATCGTCGTGGCGCACCGCCTCTCCACCATCGTCAATGCCGACCAGATCCTCGTCGTGGACCGCGGCGCCATCGCCGAGCGCGGCACGCATGACGAACTGGTCGGCCGGCCGGACGGCCTCTATGCTGGCCTGCACGGATTGCAGCGCACGCGCGCCGAAAATGCCCCTGCCCTGGAGGAAACGCGATGA
- a CDS encoding glucokinase encodes MPTSPESSSPLPFPILLGDIGGTNARFSILADAHAEPVTFPVLPTADFPNIDDAIRAGVLGRTALRPKSAVLALAGPIDGDEIDLTNSPWVVRPTALIGDLGFEDVLLLNDFEAQALAVAALPPGGLSQIGTGGTAQEGASRVVLGPGTGLGVAGLVRTRGMWIPVAGEGGHVDIGPRTERDRAIWPHLPHLGERVSAEEILSGRGLVNLYRAVCAADGTAPVHSKPAQVTEAAVARRDPQSCETVDLFAIYLGRVAGDLALIFMARGGVYIGGGIFQRIAPVLKAQEMRDAFEDKEPHGELLREMPLFVITEPLAALAGLAAYARAPQTFGLETEERRWRA; translated from the coding sequence ATGCCAACGTCGCCAGAAAGCTCCAGCCCCCTGCCGTTTCCGATCCTTCTGGGGGACATCGGCGGCACCAACGCGCGCTTCTCCATCCTGGCCGATGCCCATGCCGAACCGGTGACATTCCCGGTTTTGCCGACGGCCGACTTTCCCAACATAGACGACGCCATACGGGCCGGCGTCCTGGGCCGGACCGCGCTGCGGCCGAAATCGGCGGTGCTGGCGCTGGCCGGCCCCATCGACGGGGATGAGATCGACCTGACCAACAGCCCCTGGGTGGTGCGGCCCACCGCTCTGATCGGCGATCTCGGCTTCGAGGACGTCCTCCTTCTGAACGATTTCGAGGCGCAGGCGCTGGCCGTCGCGGCCCTCCCCCCCGGCGGTCTCAGCCAGATCGGCACCGGCGGCACGGCGCAGGAGGGCGCGAGCCGCGTCGTCCTCGGCCCCGGCACGGGGCTCGGCGTCGCCGGGCTCGTGCGCACGCGCGGCATGTGGATTCCCGTCGCGGGCGAAGGCGGCCATGTCGATATCGGCCCGCGCACCGAAAGGGACCGCGCCATCTGGCCGCATCTGCCGCATCTGGGCGAGCGCGTCTCGGCGGAGGAGATCCTCTCGGGGCGCGGCCTCGTGAACCTCTACCGCGCCGTGTGCGCGGCGGACGGCACAGCGCCGGTTCATAGCAAGCCGGCGCAGGTCACGGAGGCCGCCGTTGCGCGGCGCGACCCGCAATCCTGCGAGACGGTCGATCTTTTCGCTATCTATCTGGGGCGCGTGGCGGGCGACCTGGCCCTCATCTTCATGGCGCGCGGCGGCGTCTATATCGGCGGCGGCATCTTCCAGCGCATCGCGCCGGTGCTGAAAGCGCAGGAGATGCGCGACGCCTTCGAGGACAAGGAGCCGCATGGCGAGCTTTTGCGAGAGATGCCGCTCTTCGTGATCACCGAGCCGCTGGCGGCGCTGGCGGGGCTGGCCGCCTACGCCCGCGCGCCGCAGACCTTCGGCCTCGAGACCGAGGAGCGGCGCTGGAGGGCGTGA